In one Rugosibacter aromaticivorans genomic region, the following are encoded:
- a CDS encoding TIGR03013 family XrtA/PEP-CTERM system glycosyltransferase, which yields MVFDLVLPCLALVLTVAWLDRGDLRSVWVALPYVLLLTLGMMVVNTLLGVYQRDSDHSVARTLARVIVCFLLAAPMAYGMVSLVPRSAAWREELELAVLLALGVMVTMRGCVVHGGFAPLLSRHIMVLGTGAEAAMVGQSLMRLSPNVRIAGFYPVRSDEAIHVAHDRILTDNLSLADATRRFKVDEIIVAVRERRTDAVSIHELLECRLAGVRVLDLSSYFERALGQVRLDSLRASWLIFGEGFRQGLVRTVVKRLFDVIAATLLLGVFWPLMLLSALLIVLESGFPIFYCQERVGQGGRLFRVVKFRSMHSDAEHDGKPRWAACNDARVTRVGRVLRRLRIDELPQLYNVLKGDMSLVGPRPERPYFVTQLTREIPFYAARHSVKPGLTGWAQVRYRYGESVEDAAQKLQYDLYYVKNHTLFLDTVILFETVGVVLTGAGAR from the coding sequence ATGGTATTCGATCTGGTATTGCCCTGCCTGGCCTTGGTCCTTACCGTTGCCTGGCTCGACCGCGGCGATCTGCGCAGTGTCTGGGTAGCGTTGCCTTACGTGCTGCTACTCACGCTCGGGATGATGGTGGTGAATACCTTGCTAGGCGTCTATCAGCGCGATTCCGATCATTCTGTGGCCCGAACTTTGGCACGCGTCATCGTGTGTTTCCTCCTTGCTGCGCCGATGGCCTATGGCATGGTCAGCCTGGTTCCACGGTCCGCAGCTTGGCGCGAGGAACTGGAACTGGCGGTGCTGCTCGCCCTGGGCGTCATGGTGACGATGCGCGGCTGTGTCGTACACGGTGGCTTTGCCCCCTTACTGTCGCGCCACATCATGGTACTGGGCACCGGCGCAGAGGCGGCGATGGTCGGGCAATCGCTTATGCGATTGAGTCCGAACGTGCGCATCGCGGGCTTCTACCCGGTGCGCTCGGACGAGGCGATACACGTTGCCCACGATCGGATTCTCACGGACAACTTGTCGCTGGCGGATGCGACACGTCGGTTCAAGGTAGACGAGATCATTGTTGCAGTGCGTGAGCGGCGGACCGATGCCGTGTCGATTCATGAGCTCCTCGAGTGCAGACTGGCGGGCGTGCGCGTGCTGGACCTGTCGAGCTACTTTGAGCGAGCCCTCGGACAAGTGCGCCTGGATTCTTTGCGCGCCAGTTGGCTGATCTTCGGCGAAGGTTTCCGGCAAGGTCTGGTACGCACGGTAGTCAAGCGCCTGTTTGACGTCATCGCCGCGACGCTGTTGCTGGGGGTATTCTGGCCCTTGATGTTGCTGAGTGCCCTCCTGATTGTGCTGGAAAGCGGCTTCCCGATCTTCTATTGCCAGGAGCGTGTGGGGCAGGGTGGGCGGCTGTTCCGTGTGGTTAAGTTTCGCAGCATGCACAGCGACGCCGAGCACGACGGCAAGCCGCGCTGGGCCGCCTGCAATGACGCGCGGGTGACACGCGTTGGTCGCGTTCTGCGCAGGCTGCGCATCGATGAACTGCCGCAGCTGTACAACGTGCTCAAGGGCGACATGAGCTTGGTCGGGCCACGGCCCGAGCGGCCCTACTTCGTCACTCAACTGACGCGCGAAATTCCCTTCTACGCAGCGCGCCACAGTGTCAAGCCGGGCCTCACCGGCTGGGCCCAGGTGCGCTACCGTTACGGCGAGTCGGTGGAGGATGCGGCGCAGAAGCTGCAATACGATCTCTACTACGTGAAGAACCATACCCTGTTCCTCGATACCGTCATCCTGTTTGAAACCGTGGGTGTGGTGCTCACGGGCGCGGGGGCACGCTGA
- a CDS encoding glycoside hydrolase family 94 protein, giving the protein MNAGTKLTGYFRQLKTRFRDSGWPRISPGEELPLRSELFSADQMEQHGRALAVSHNLAPGYAPDQLLARLAANESVLVGACNLLKTAVTAKRRIMPAGEWLLDNFYLIEEHIRTTRRHLPKGYSRELPRLAHEPSAGLPRVYDIALETISHGDGRVDTENLGRFVAAYQSVTALKLGELWAIPIMLRLAVIENLRRVAVWIAAGLAERDLADSWADQMTETAEKDPKSLILVIADMARSSPPMAGSFVAELARRLQGQGPALALPLTWIEQRLSESGLKIEQLVQSENQQQAADQVSISNSIGSLRFLGAMNWREFVETMSVVEQKLQEDPGGVYGQMDFATRDRYRHVVERIAKCGPLTEREVARKAIQLAHEAALTQGSGDRSAHVGFYLIGDGLGELERTAQARFSIPETVRRASGRFPLFLYAGAIALIAVIVSGGLVATAYADGVPDWVIALVGSVSFLAASQLAVGLVNWLATLLVTPHPLPKMDFSAGIPPQWRTLVVVPTMLASAQNVEDLVESLEVRFLANRDENLHFGLLTDFLDAHEESLSEDGLLLQLAQTRIDELNGKYRSEDGQARNDKFFLFHRPRRWNPQERIWMGYERKRGKLADLNALLRCGERDGANKGANNAFSLVVGNTAILSNVKYVITLDTDTQLPRDAARQFVGAMAHPLNRPWCDEAKRCVAGGYGILQPRVAVSLPGTNRSRYARLYGGEPGIDPYTRAVSDVYQDVFGEGSFIGKGIYDVDAFEQALGGRFPDNRILSHDLLEGCYARAGLLSDVQLYEDYPARYSADMSRRYRWIRGDWQLAGWLRRRVPGNRADDGAGGDNARQKNPLSMLSQWKLFDNLRRSLAPAALTLLLLLGWTVLSPAWLWTLSVMGILLLPSLCALILEMFRKPGEVLLRQHLTAVARSASRHFMQLAFELACLPYEALFSLDAIARTTWRMRVTRRRLLEWNPSSEADRESIRCGCNSLVTSFQSMWAAPAIAAAVAIYLVAVNLAVLAVAGPILLLWFASPAIVWWISRPLARRKAILTVEQTLFLRTLSRRTWAFFDTFVGPEDHWLPPDNFQEYRVAAVAHRTSPTNMGLALLANLSAYDFGYIPAGQLVERTANTLRTIDTLERYRGHFYNWYDTQTLQPLPPLYISTVDSGNFAGHLLTLRAGLLALADDPIVGGRLFEGLSDTLKLLADTAGAVSPAPLSEFQNLLESICDARPTTLVAARVCLDRLASGAADLITHVAGSIGDAVESEATGWAEALAGQCRRALDELSFLAPWVGWQGAPAGLSGLDELLGSVGSIVIPTLRELAGLDAELSPAIARRLDGNAAPEERTWLTELGQLITQGSRRAAQRIAEIERLARQSSEMSNMAYDFLYDKACHLLAIGYDVGERRLDAGYYDLLASEARLCSFVAIAQGKLPQESWFALGRLLTSTGGEPVLLSWSGSMFEYLMPLLVMPTYENTLLDQTYKAAVAKQIEYGRQRGVPWGISESGYNTVDVHLNYQYRAFGVPGLGLKRGLAEDLVIAPYASALALMVAPEEACLNLQRLATEGFVGKFGCFEAIDYTLSRQRRGESNAVVRSYMSHHQGMSLLALAYLILDRPMQRRFESEPLFQAILLLLQERIPKAMTLFSHTAQLSDVHAASVAPQAPIRVFSSPDTPTPQVQLLSNGRYHVMVTNAGGGYSRWKDLAITRWREDGTSDNWGSFCYIHDVDSGELWSTACQPTLKRPASYEAIFSEGRAEFRRRDTVGDGDLDTHTEIVVSPEDDIELRRVRITNRSRTRRVIEVTSYAEVVIAPPAADALHPAFSNLFVQTEIMRERCAILCTRRPRSIDEPAPWMFHLIAVHGASIGEVSYETDRMRFIGRGNTVAAPHALRESAALFGSEGSVLDPIVAIRCPITLEPDETATIDLVFGVGETRDAALSLVEKYHDRRLADRVFDLTWTHSQVVLRQINATEADAQLYGRMASFIIYAHSSLRADAAVLTQNRRGQSGLWGYAVSGDLPIVLLQIADSANIELVRQLIQAHAYWRLKGLAVDMVIWNEDRGGYRQLLQEQIMGLIAAGIEAHVVDRPGGIFVRPAEQISLEDRVLFQSVARVIIADGRGTLAEQLNRRTAIDKQMPQFAPTRPLRPDLAADATLPSRELIFFNGLGGFTPDGREYVITTAPGQMTPAPWVNVLANPHFGTIVSENGVAYTWSENAHEFRLTPWHNDPVSDASGEALYLRDEESGQFWSPTPLPRGSATPCVSRHGFGYSVFEHSCGGIRSELWIYVALDAAVKFSVLKVRNESGRLRKLSATGYVEWVLGDLRPKSAMHITTEIDPKSGALYARNSYNSEFADRVAFFDVDGPTRNLSGDRAEFLGRNGTLQNPAAMHRSQLSGKVGAGLDPCAAIQVSFDLADGQERDIVFRLGVGRNADDTGKLVQRFRGALAARSALAAVWQHWDHTLGAVQVETPDPSLDVLTNGWLVYQTLVCRVWARSGYYQSGGAFGFRDQLQDVMALIHAEPGLVREHLLLCASRQFREGDVQHWWHPPSGRGVRTHCSDDYLWLPLAVCRYVASSGDTGVLDEPVSFLEGRPVNPEDDSYYDLPGRSAEAASLYQHCVQAILHGLRFGEHGLPLIGSGDWNDGMNLVGIQGKGESVWLGFFLCEVLRQFTEVAYAHDDTVFAERCKAEGIRLRQDLERHGWDGEWYRRGYFDDGTPLGSAGNTECQIDSLSQSWSVLSGAGDGVGNLARSRLAMQAVDDRLVHRDHALIQLLDPPFDKSSLNPGYIRGYVPGVRENGGQYTHGAIWTVMAFAALGERARAWELLTMINPVNHTKSQEAIATYKVEPYVMAADVYALAPHTGRGGWTWYTGSAGWMYRLIVESLLGLKLEGDKLHLVPCVPADWQAFKIHYRYRETMYHLAVSQARVGDGAPSAVTSVTVDGVERHDKVIYLVDDRQEHMVEVRVHVNFVGK; this is encoded by the coding sequence TTGAACGCTGGCACGAAGCTCACCGGATATTTTCGACAGTTGAAGACGCGATTTCGCGACAGCGGGTGGCCACGGATTTCACCCGGCGAAGAGCTCCCGCTGCGATCCGAGTTGTTCAGCGCCGACCAGATGGAGCAGCATGGCAGGGCTCTCGCGGTCTCGCACAATCTAGCGCCGGGATACGCGCCGGACCAGCTCTTGGCGCGGCTGGCAGCGAACGAAAGCGTGCTGGTTGGAGCGTGCAACCTGTTGAAGACGGCAGTCACCGCGAAGCGCCGGATCATGCCCGCTGGAGAATGGCTGCTCGACAACTTCTATCTCATTGAAGAGCATATCCGCACAACCAGGAGACACCTCCCGAAGGGTTACAGCCGGGAACTGCCTCGTCTGGCACATGAACCGTCGGCCGGACTACCGCGAGTGTATGACATTGCGCTGGAAACGATCTCACACGGCGATGGGCGGGTAGACACGGAAAATCTTGGCCGTTTCGTGGCCGCCTACCAGTCGGTCACCGCACTCAAGCTTGGCGAGTTGTGGGCGATCCCCATCATGCTGCGGTTGGCAGTCATCGAGAATCTCCGTCGCGTTGCCGTGTGGATCGCTGCTGGCCTGGCCGAGCGAGATCTGGCGGATTCCTGGGCGGACCAGATGACTGAAACCGCCGAAAAGGATCCGAAGAGTCTGATCCTGGTGATCGCGGACATGGCGCGGTCGAGTCCGCCCATGGCGGGCTCATTTGTCGCGGAACTTGCGCGCCGTTTGCAGGGACAGGGTCCCGCGCTGGCTTTGCCGCTGACCTGGATCGAACAGCGATTGTCCGAATCGGGCCTGAAGATCGAGCAGTTGGTGCAGTCGGAAAACCAGCAGCAGGCGGCAGACCAAGTCTCCATCAGTAACAGTATCGGCAGTCTCCGGTTCCTGGGCGCGATGAACTGGCGCGAGTTCGTCGAGACGATGAGCGTCGTCGAGCAGAAACTCCAGGAGGACCCGGGCGGGGTCTACGGCCAGATGGATTTCGCTACGCGCGACCGCTACCGGCACGTCGTGGAAAGGATAGCGAAATGCGGCCCGCTGACCGAAAGAGAGGTGGCGCGCAAGGCGATCCAACTGGCGCACGAGGCGGCCCTGACACAAGGCAGCGGCGATCGGTCGGCACACGTGGGCTTCTACCTGATCGGCGACGGCCTGGGCGAGCTTGAACGAACGGCGCAGGCGCGCTTTTCCATCCCCGAGACTGTGCGCAGAGCGAGCGGGCGATTTCCATTGTTTCTATATGCAGGCGCCATCGCGCTGATCGCCGTGATCGTAAGTGGCGGCCTGGTAGCGACGGCCTATGCCGACGGCGTGCCAGATTGGGTGATCGCGCTGGTCGGCAGCGTCTCCTTTCTGGCCGCCAGTCAGCTGGCTGTGGGGCTGGTGAACTGGCTGGCCACTCTGCTGGTGACACCCCATCCGCTGCCCAAAATGGATTTTTCCGCAGGAATCCCGCCGCAATGGCGCACCCTGGTGGTAGTCCCGACCATGCTCGCTAGTGCTCAGAACGTCGAGGATCTGGTCGAGTCGCTGGAAGTCAGGTTCCTGGCGAATCGCGATGAAAATCTGCACTTTGGGCTATTGACCGATTTTCTGGACGCGCATGAAGAATCGCTGTCCGAGGACGGGCTGCTGCTGCAGCTGGCCCAAACAAGAATTGACGAGCTGAATGGTAAGTACCGCAGCGAGGACGGGCAAGCCAGAAATGACAAGTTCTTCCTCTTCCATCGTCCGCGCCGCTGGAACCCGCAGGAAAGGATATGGATGGGCTACGAACGCAAGCGCGGCAAGCTGGCGGACCTGAACGCGCTGCTGCGCTGTGGCGAGCGCGATGGTGCCAACAAGGGTGCCAACAATGCCTTTTCGCTCGTCGTTGGCAACACGGCCATTCTGTCCAACGTGAAGTACGTCATCACTTTGGACACGGATACGCAGCTACCGCGCGATGCGGCACGTCAATTCGTCGGCGCCATGGCGCATCCGCTGAATCGTCCTTGGTGCGACGAAGCGAAGCGATGTGTCGCGGGGGGCTACGGTATTCTGCAGCCGCGCGTGGCGGTAAGCCTGCCGGGAACGAACCGCTCGCGCTATGCGCGTCTATACGGTGGGGAGCCGGGCATTGACCCCTATACACGTGCCGTCTCGGATGTTTACCAGGACGTGTTCGGCGAAGGCTCGTTCATTGGCAAGGGCATCTACGACGTCGATGCATTCGAGCAAGCCCTTGGTGGCCGCTTCCCCGATAATCGCATCCTCAGTCACGATCTGCTGGAGGGGTGTTACGCGCGGGCGGGACTGCTGAGTGATGTGCAGTTGTACGAGGACTACCCGGCGCGCTACAGCGCCGACATGAGCCGTCGCTACCGCTGGATTCGCGGCGATTGGCAGCTTGCGGGGTGGCTGCGTCGGCGCGTACCTGGCAACCGCGCAGACGATGGCGCCGGGGGGGACAACGCTCGTCAGAAGAATCCGCTCTCGATGCTGTCGCAGTGGAAGCTGTTCGACAACCTGCGGCGCAGCCTCGCCCCTGCGGCACTGACACTGCTGTTGCTGCTGGGATGGACAGTCTTGTCGCCGGCCTGGTTGTGGACCTTGTCGGTGATGGGCATCCTGCTGCTTCCCTCCTTGTGCGCCTTGATTCTCGAGATGTTCCGCAAGCCGGGTGAGGTGTTGCTGAGGCAGCACCTCACCGCTGTGGCACGCTCAGCTTCCCGCCACTTCATGCAGTTGGCATTCGAGCTCGCCTGTCTTCCCTACGAGGCGTTGTTCAGTCTGGATGCCATCGCGCGTACGACCTGGCGGATGCGGGTCACACGTAGACGGCTGCTTGAATGGAATCCGTCGAGCGAAGCGGATCGCGAGTCGATCCGGTGCGGCTGCAACAGCCTCGTCACCTCTTTCCAGTCGATGTGGGCCGCCCCCGCTATCGCCGCTGCGGTGGCGATCTATCTGGTGGCAGTGAACCTGGCGGTGTTGGCGGTGGCAGGGCCGATACTGCTCCTGTGGTTTGCCTCACCCGCCATCGTTTGGTGGATCAGCCGCCCGCTCGCTCGTCGCAAGGCGATCCTGACGGTCGAGCAGACGCTCTTTCTGCGCACGCTTTCGCGCCGGACCTGGGCCTTCTTCGACACCTTTGTTGGCCCGGAAGACCATTGGCTACCGCCCGACAACTTCCAGGAGTATCGCGTTGCCGCAGTCGCGCATCGTACGTCGCCGACCAACATGGGGCTGGCGCTGCTGGCGAATCTGTCGGCATACGACTTTGGCTACATCCCGGCCGGACAGCTCGTCGAGCGCACGGCGAACACCCTGCGCACGATAGACACTCTGGAGCGGTACCGCGGGCACTTCTACAACTGGTATGACACGCAGACTCTGCAGCCGCTGCCACCGCTATACATCTCGACAGTGGACAGCGGCAACTTCGCCGGCCATTTGCTGACCTTGCGTGCGGGGCTGCTCGCGCTTGCCGATGACCCGATTGTGGGGGGGCGACTGTTCGAGGGCTTGAGTGACACACTGAAGCTGCTCGCGGATACCGCGGGCGCAGTTTCCCCCGCTCCGCTGAGCGAGTTTCAGAACCTTCTCGAGTCGATTTGCGATGCCCGGCCGACCACCCTTGTGGCAGCCCGGGTCTGCCTCGATCGCTTGGCTTCAGGTGCCGCTGACCTGATCACGCACGTCGCTGGCAGTATCGGGGACGCTGTCGAGAGCGAGGCGACTGGCTGGGCGGAGGCGCTCGCCGGGCAATGTCGCAGGGCCCTCGACGAACTGAGCTTTCTCGCCCCGTGGGTCGGGTGGCAGGGCGCGCCTGCCGGGTTGAGCGGCCTTGACGAGTTGCTCGGTAGCGTTGGCAGCATCGTCATCCCGACGCTGCGCGAACTGGCAGGGCTCGATGCGGAGCTTTCGCCGGCCATAGCGCGTCGACTCGACGGCAACGCCGCGCCCGAAGAGCGCACCTGGCTCACCGAACTTGGGCAGCTCATCACCCAGGGCAGCCGCCGCGCTGCGCAACGGATCGCGGAAATCGAGCGCCTCGCACGGCAATCGAGCGAAATGTCGAACATGGCGTACGACTTTCTGTACGACAAGGCGTGCCATCTGTTGGCGATCGGGTACGACGTCGGCGAGCGCCGGCTCGATGCGGGTTACTACGATCTGCTGGCCTCCGAGGCAAGGTTGTGCAGTTTTGTGGCGATTGCGCAGGGGAAGCTGCCGCAGGAAAGCTGGTTCGCGCTGGGACGTCTGCTCACCAGCACCGGCGGCGAACCGGTTCTCCTGTCGTGGAGCGGTTCGATGTTCGAGTACCTGATGCCGCTCCTGGTGATGCCGACCTATGAGAACACATTGCTCGACCAGACCTACAAGGCGGCGGTGGCCAAGCAAATCGAGTACGGACGGCAGCGTGGCGTCCCCTGGGGAATATCGGAATCCGGCTACAACACGGTCGACGTGCATCTCAATTACCAGTACCGGGCGTTCGGTGTGCCCGGACTGGGACTCAAGCGCGGACTGGCCGAGGACCTGGTCATTGCACCGTATGCATCGGCGCTCGCGCTGATGGTGGCGCCTGAGGAGGCATGCCTGAATCTGCAGCGACTCGCCACCGAGGGGTTCGTCGGGAAATTCGGCTGCTTTGAAGCTATCGACTACACGCTGTCACGGCAGCGACGCGGTGAATCGAATGCCGTAGTCCGCTCCTACATGTCCCATCACCAGGGTATGAGCCTGCTCGCTTTAGCCTACCTGATTCTCGATCGGCCCATGCAGCGGCGTTTCGAGTCGGAGCCGCTGTTCCAGGCAATCCTGCTGCTGCTCCAGGAGCGCATCCCCAAGGCGATGACATTGTTTTCGCACACGGCTCAACTTTCCGATGTACACGCGGCGTCGGTCGCGCCGCAGGCGCCAATTCGCGTTTTCAGCAGCCCCGATACGCCGACACCCCAGGTGCAGTTGCTATCGAACGGCCGATACCACGTGATGGTCACCAACGCGGGAGGCGGCTACAGCCGATGGAAGGATCTCGCCATTACTCGCTGGCGCGAAGACGGTACCAGTGACAACTGGGGTTCGTTCTGCTACATCCACGATGTGGACAGCGGGGAGTTGTGGTCAACGGCCTGCCAGCCGACGCTCAAGCGACCGGCGAGTTACGAAGCGATCTTCTCGGAAGGGCGGGCGGAGTTTCGGCGTCGCGATACGGTTGGCGATGGCGATCTCGATACCCATACCGAGATTGTCGTTTCGCCGGAGGACGACATCGAGCTGCGCCGTGTGCGCATCACCAACCGCTCTCGTACCCGCAGAGTGATCGAGGTCACGAGTTACGCGGAAGTGGTGATCGCACCGCCGGCCGCAGACGCGCTTCATCCGGCGTTTAGCAATCTCTTCGTGCAAACCGAGATCATGCGGGAGCGGTGCGCGATCCTGTGCACCCGCCGCCCGCGCTCTATCGACGAACCGGCGCCGTGGATGTTTCACCTGATCGCGGTGCACGGCGCCAGCATCGGCGAGGTCTCTTATGAGACGGACCGCATGCGCTTCATCGGTCGCGGCAACACCGTCGCCGCTCCCCATGCACTACGCGAGTCTGCGGCGCTCTTCGGCAGTGAGGGCTCGGTGCTGGATCCGATCGTCGCGATCCGTTGTCCGATAACACTGGAACCGGACGAGACGGCAACGATCGACCTGGTGTTCGGCGTCGGAGAAACCCGCGATGCGGCCTTGAGCCTGGTCGAGAAGTACCATGACCGGCGTCTGGCTGATCGCGTCTTCGATCTGACGTGGACCCACAGCCAGGTTGTGCTGCGTCAGATCAATGCCACTGAGGCCGATGCACAACTGTACGGGCGGATGGCGAGCTTCATCATCTACGCCCATTCCTCGTTGCGCGCCGATGCGGCCGTTCTCACTCAGAACCGCCGCGGGCAGTCAGGCTTGTGGGGCTATGCCGTTTCCGGGGATCTGCCGATCGTGCTGCTGCAGATCGCAGACTCGGCCAACATCGAGTTGGTGCGCCAGCTCATTCAGGCACATGCCTACTGGCGCCTGAAGGGCCTGGCAGTGGATATGGTGATCTGGAACGAAGACCGGGGCGGCTATCGGCAACTGCTTCAGGAGCAAATCATGGGGCTGATTGCCGCAGGTATCGAAGCCCACGTGGTGGATCGGCCGGGTGGCATCTTTGTGCGGCCGGCGGAGCAGATATCCCTCGAGGATCGCGTCCTGTTCCAGTCGGTCGCTCGCGTCATTATTGCAGATGGCCGGGGAACGCTGGCGGAGCAACTCAATCGGCGTACTGCGATAGACAAGCAAATGCCGCAGTTCGCACCGACGCGACCGCTGCGTCCTGATCTGGCGGCCGATGCCACGCTACCATCACGTGAGCTGATTTTCTTCAACGGACTAGGTGGATTCACCCCCGATGGGCGCGAGTACGTCATCACGACAGCGCCCGGTCAGATGACCCCGGCGCCGTGGGTTAACGTGCTGGCGAATCCGCATTTCGGCACTATCGTTTCGGAGAATGGTGTTGCGTACACCTGGAGCGAGAACGCGCACGAATTTCGCCTCACGCCCTGGCACAACGACCCGGTGAGCGATGCGAGCGGAGAAGCGCTGTACCTGCGCGATGAAGAGAGCGGCCAGTTCTGGTCGCCCACACCGCTGCCAAGGGGCAGCGCCACGCCCTGTGTCAGCCGGCACGGGTTTGGCTACAGCGTCTTCGAGCACAGCTGCGGCGGCATTCGCTCCGAGCTGTGGATTTACGTGGCACTGGATGCGGCTGTCAAGTTCTCGGTGCTGAAAGTGCGCAATGAGTCGGGCCGGTTGCGCAAGCTCTCCGCGACCGGCTACGTCGAATGGGTGCTGGGGGATCTGCGGCCGAAATCAGCTATGCATATAACCACTGAAATCGACCCCAAGAGCGGCGCCCTCTACGCGCGCAACTCCTACAACTCGGAGTTCGCCGATCGGGTTGCCTTCTTCGACGTGGATGGACCGACGCGTAATCTGAGCGGCGACCGCGCCGAATTTCTCGGGCGCAACGGCACGCTGCAAAATCCGGCCGCCATGCATCGGTCGCAGCTTTCCGGCAAGGTGGGCGCTGGCCTGGATCCCTGCGCCGCGATCCAGGTAAGCTTCGATCTGGCCGACGGGCAAGAACGCGATATCGTCTTCCGGCTCGGCGTCGGGCGCAACGCCGATGACACTGGCAAGCTCGTACAGCGCTTCCGCGGTGCCTTGGCTGCCCGTAGCGCGCTCGCAGCGGTGTGGCAGCATTGGGATCACACGCTCGGCGCGGTGCAGGTGGAAACACCTGATCCGTCGCTCGATGTGCTGACCAACGGCTGGCTGGTGTACCAGACTCTGGTGTGCCGTGTCTGGGCGCGCAGCGGTTACTACCAATCGGGCGGCGCCTTCGGCTTCCGCGACCAGTTGCAGGACGTGATGGCGCTCATCCATGCCGAGCCCGGGCTGGTGCGCGAGCACCTGCTGCTGTGCGCGAGTCGTCAGTTCCGGGAAGGGGATGTCCAGCACTGGTGGCATCCGCCGTCGGGCCGCGGTGTGCGCACGCATTGTTCGGACGATTACCTCTGGTTGCCGTTGGCGGTATGCCGCTATGTGGCGAGCAGCGGGGACACAGGGGTGCTGGATGAACCTGTGTCCTTCCTGGAAGGCCGCCCGGTCAACCCGGAAGACGATTCTTACTACGACCTGCCCGGCCGCTCGGCTGAGGCAGCCAGCCTGTACCAGCACTGCGTGCAGGCCATCCTGCACGGCCTGCGATTCGGTGAACACGGTCTGCCGCTGATCGGTTCTGGCGATTGGAACGACGGCATGAATCTGGTAGGGATACAGGGAAAAGGCGAGAGCGTCTGGCTAGGCTTCTTCCTGTGCGAAGTGCTCAGGCAGTTCACCGAGGTGGCTTATGCGCACGATGACACAGTCTTTGCCGAGCGTTGCAAAGCGGAGGGCATTCGGCTGCGCCAGGACCTCGAGCGCCATGGCTGGGATGGCGAATGGTACCGACGCGGCTACTTCGACGACGGCACACCGCTCGGTTCTGCAGGCAACACGGAATGCCAGATCGATTCGCTCTCGCAGAGCTGGTCTGTGCTGTCCGGGGCGGGCGACGGGGTGGGCAACCTTGCGCGTTCGCGCCTGGCCATGCAGGCGGTGGACGATCGACTCGTGCATCGCGACCACGCACTTATCCAACTACTCGATCCACCCTTCGACAAGTCGAGCCTGAATCCCGGCTACATCAGAGGCTATGTGCCGGGTGTGCGGGAGAACGGCGGGCAGTACACCCACGGTGCGATCTGGACGGTCATGGCGTTTGCCGCATTGGGCGAGCGCGCGCGCGCCTGGGAGTTGCTGACCATGATCAACCCGGTGAACCACACGAAATCACAGGAGGCCATCGCGACCTACAAGGTGGAGCCGTACGTGATGGCAGCCGACGTTTATGCGCTCGCACCGCACACCGGCCGCGGTGGATGGACTTGGTATACCGGCTCGGCCGGCTGGATGTACCGGCTTATCGTGGAGTCGCTGCTGGGACTCAAACTCGAGGGAGACAAGCTGCATCTCGTGCCCTGTGTGCCCGCCGACTGGCAGGCGTTCAAGATCCACTACCGGTATCGGGAGACGATGTACCACCTCGCCGTCTCGCAAGCGCGTGTTGGCGATGGTGCACCGAGTGCTGTGACGAGTGTGACAGTTGATGGCGTCGAACGACACGATAAGGTAATTTACCTTGTTGATGATCGGCAGGAGCACATGGTCGAGGTGAGAGTGCATGTGAATTTCGTGGGCAAGTAA